The genomic segment CCATATCCCGGTCCTGGAGCTCGACGCCAGCGCTGGGGATCGGCGCGCCCCTCGCGGAGGAATAGAATGAGCGCGTGCGGCGCGACATCGACGAGGACGTGAGGGCGGCGTTCGAGGCGCTGAGCCGCGACGGAGTCGTGCGCCCGGTGGCGCTCGGCAGCTCGGAGGAGCAGCTCTTCGCCGACTGCGACCTCGCCTCGCTCGCCGAGAACCGGCTCGGGGAGCGCCGCGACCCGCGCGGGCTCGATGCGCAGACCCGCGCGCGCTGGAAGGACACCGCCACCGACGAGGACAACCGCCTCCCCGGCGAGCGGAGCTACGAGCGCTGCTTCTGGCTCGTGCACGAGGGCGAGATCGCTGGGACCGTGTCGGCGCTGGACTCGACCTGGGGCTCCGCGCGCGCCTACCTCGCCAGCGTGTACCTGATGCCTCACCTCCGCGGGCGCGGCGTCGGCGCGTCCTCCATGCGGGCCATCCGGGACGCCCTCTTCGCGCGCGGCGTGGGGGTGCGCCTCGACACGAGCTGGCTCTGGCAGCCCGCGGTGCGCTTCTACCTGCAGCTCGGGATGTGGTGCTGGTCGTGGAAGCGGACCCTCTCCTTCCGGTGGGACCCGGGCGTGCCCCCGCCCCTCGTCGAGGTCGACGGCGCGCGCGCGTCCTTCTCGCTCGAGCGCGCCGGCGTCCGGCATCGCTTGCTCGACGCGAGCCACGACGGGACCTTCCTGACCTTGACCGAGCGCCACGTGGACGATGACGCGGTGCGACGACTCGCGCACGACGCGCAGACCGCGTTCGTCGCGCACCTCGCGTCGCGAGGCTGGCCCCTCGTCCGCGGCCCGGCCGAGTTCGAGCGCTACCGCGGGTCGGACCTCTTTCACCCGGAGGCGCTCGCGGATCGCCTCGAGGTCTGGGAGGCCTACGCCGCCGACCGGGGCTGGCGCGTGGAGACGCCGCGCATCCCCTGGCTCCGCTACCCGAGCTGGGAGTCGCTCCAGGACGCGTGGAAGCAGCGGTGAAGGTCTACTTCTTGCGCCAGGGATAGAACACGACGCCGGTCGCGCGTGCGTTCCGCATCAGCTCCGCGTCGTCGAGCAAGAGCACGTCGAGCTGCGCGCCTTCGGCGTCGCCCGCGCGCCGGACCTCGCCGATGACGTCGTTGATGCGCTGCCGGAACCCCGTGTCGACCCGGAGGGCGACCGTGGGGACGGAGGCGGAGGGGCCGCGTGAGGCCTGGACCATCGCCGCCCACTCGACCTCGGGGTAGTTCCGCAGGACCACCGTCAGCGAGTCGAAGAGGGCGTCGGACGGCATCGAGGTGAGCTCCTGGAGGCTCACGCTGGTCCCTCCACCGAAGCTCTGCGCGGACGGGTCGAAGTCCTTGCTGACCGAGAAGCCGTCGTCCTCGGGCTCGTCCATGGAGGGCGCGGGCTCGAGACCCGGCGTGGACGTCGGCGGGCGGATCTCCGCGGGGACGCGCGGCGCCGCGAGCGAGCCGGGCGCGGGCGTCGCGCGCATCGGGCCGGCGGAGGGAGGCGGGGTGGGACGCACGGCGCGGATCAGCGACGAGGAGATCTTGCCCGCGCCCGCGAAGGGCCCCGACGAGTCACGCCGGGCGGCGGGGCTGAGCAGCGGCTCGAACTCCTCCCGCGCGATCTCGAGGGCGTGATCGTCGGCGATGTCGATGACGACGTAGCTCAGGTTCTCGCGCACCGCGTAGTTGAGCGCGGCTCGCGCGCCGAGCTCCTGGGCGGGCGCGTTGCCGTGCGCGTCGAGCCAACCGTAGCGACGCGCGGCCTCTTCGAGCGCGGCGCGGTGCGTGAAGATGGGCAGGGCCGCGACGCCTTCGCTGTTCACCAGCGTCCGGAAGCCCTCGATGCCCTGCGGCCAGGGGACGAGGTGCACGAGCCGCTGCGACAGCGCGACCAGCACGTCCACCTTGGCCTGGCCACCGTGGTGCGCGTCCGTGATGAGGCGATGAAACGCCGCGAGCTGAGGATCGTCCGTTCGAGCCAAGAGATGCCCCTCTGGTGAAACATTGTAGCGTTCCCATCGGAAGCACCCACTTATCTGCATTCGGGCGCGCGCCCGTGAGCCGCTGAGACCCAGGCGTCTCGCCGCCGAGACCGTTCGCCGAGACCCCGCCGTCTCAGCCGCAGGGGTGATGAGCCGGGATTCCGTGCAGATCCGGGGTCCGATGGGCTGGCACGCGCGCTGCTCTTCTTCGTCCCGCCGGCTTGGATGACGCCGGATGGAGGGAACGAGGACATGACGAAGACGCGATGGATGGGCCTGGTTGCGATGACGGCGATGCTCGGGGGCTGCTACGCGGCGACGGAGCAGGAGGACGCGGCGGGCGTCTCCGAGGCGCTGGAGCTCGAGAACGGCGGGTTCGAGATGACGGACGAGCCGCCCATCTTCGGCGACCTCCGCTTCGAGGCGCTGAGCCTGGCCGAGGTGGAGCCCGAGCTGATCGACCCGATCGAAGGCGAGGCGTCGGTGGCGCTGATGCTCGAGCGCCCCGACGCGGTGGTCGTGCACGCGCAGATCCACTGGGGGCAGCTGCGCTTCAACCCGGACAACGAGACGCCCCGCAACTGGACCGGCTTCTTCGCCGTCAACCGCGGCGCGATCATCGCCCGGCGGACCGTGCTCTTCGAGGGTCGCACCGACAACCTGCTGCCGCGGACGGACCCGCGGGCCCTGCCCTTCACGTCGGCGACGCTGCCGCATCACGACGGGCTGATCGTCACGATCATCGACCCGACGCCGGAGGCTCCGGAGCCGCTCACGCTCGCCTACGTCAACGACCTCCCGGGCCCCGCGGGCCCCGAGGGCGATCACCTCGCCGTCCCGGTCCGCGCCCTGCTCGACGGCCCGCGCGTGCTGACGTCCGACGAGGCCGGGAACACCATGGTCGCGGCGGCCACCGCGGAGGCGGTCGACCTCTGCGACCGCGGCCACCTCGCGGGTCGCTGGCACCGCGTCGCCCCGGGGCGCGGCGTCTTCCTCGGTCAGGTCCGCGGCCCGTTCGGCGGCCTGCGCGGGCACGTCCGGGGCATCTACGGGGAGCGCCGCAGCGGCGAGCGCGTGTTCTTCGGCAAGTACATCGACCGCGACGGCCACTTCCGCGGCCTGCTCCGCGGCACCTACGCGGACGGCCACTTCGAGGGCCGCTGGATCGACCGCGGCGGCGACCGCGGCGTGCTCGGCGGCGGCTACCGCGAGGACGCGCCCGGCCGCGAGGTCGGCGGACACTTCATCGGCGCATGGCGGGAGACCACCTGCGGCCGCTGATCCAACCGATCGAAACCAACCACCAATCCGAGCCGCGGGCGCTCCCCCTCCAACCGGGGGGAGCGCCCGCTCTTTCGTTCGCTCAGCCGCGCTTCTTCAGCATGCGCTTGAAGTACATGCGGTCCATGCCGCTCGCCGCGGCCGCGCGAGAGAAGTTGCCCTCGTGCCGCGCGAGCTGGCGCGTGAGGTAGGTGCGCTCGAAGGCCTCTACGACCTCCTTCTTCAGGTCCGAGAAGGGCCGGTCGAGATCGACGACGGGCTCCGGCGCGTCGGACGCCGCGGGTCGCCTCTCGAGCCCCGGGGCCGTCTGCGGCTCGAGCGCGGCCGGCTCGTCCTCGGTGCTCAGCGCGAGGGTGCGCTGGATGAGGTTCTTCAGCTCGCGCACGTTGCCGGGCCACGGGTGCGCCATCAGGCGCGCGCGGTTCTCCTCCGAGATCGACGCGAGGATCTTCGCGGCCCGCTTCACGTCATCCGGCAAGGCGCGGCGCACGAAGTGCTCGACGAGGCGCGGCACGTCCTCGGGGCGCTCGCGGAGCGGCGGCACGCGCACGCGGACCACCGCGAGGCGGTAGTAGAGGTCCTCCCGGAAGGCGCCGCGGTTCACCTCCGCCGCCAGATCGCGGTTCGTCGCCGCCACCACCCGGAAGTCGACCCGCCGCGTCCTGGCGCCGCCCACCCGACGCACCTCGCGCTTCTCGAGCGCGCGCAGGAGCTTGGGCTGGAGGTCGAGCGGCAGCTCACCCAGCTCGTCCAGGAAGAGCGTCCCGCCGTCCGCCTCCTCCATGCGACCGACGCGCTGGCTCGTGGCGCCGGTGAACGCGCCCTTCTCATGGCCGAAGAGCTCGGACTCCATCAGCTGGGTGGGGATCGCCGCGCAGTCGAAGACCACCAGCGGCCCGCCGGCGCGCCCGCTCGCGGCGTGCACCGCCTCCGCGACGAGCTCCTTGCCCGTCCCGCTCTCGCCCTCGACCAGGAGGGTCGCGTCGGTGGGCGCCGCTTTGGCGAGGAGCGCGAACAGCTCGCGCATCGCCACGCTCGCGCCGACCAGCGGGCCGAAGCGGTCATCGGGCGACGCGGGCACGTCGACCTCGTCGTCCTCGGGCGTGAAGCGCAGGGTCGTGTCGCCCACCGTGATCTCGCTGCCCGGCCGCAGGTAGAGATCGTTCGCGCGGTAGCCGTCCACGACGGTGCCGTTGGTGCTGCCGAGGTCCCTCAGCCGGTATCCGTGCGCGTCGACGGAGATCTCGAAGTGGAGCCGGCTCACGCGCGGATCGGCGAGCACCAGATCCGCGCCCGGGCGGCCGCCGACCCGATAGCTGGTCGCCGTAACCCGCTCCTGGAACGCGTCACCGCGCAGCACGTAGGGCCGCATCGTCCGGCCCGACACGCCGCCCCGCACGACCGAGCGCGTCGCGAGGGTGTGGATCACGTCACTCATCGTCGAGCCCCGAGCGCGTGGTGTACACGCTGTGCGCCCCGCCGTCGTCGACCCGCCGCAGCTCGCGCCCGAGCAGGGCGTCGAAGCCGCCCGCGGCGGCGGGGGTGGTCACCACGGGCACCCCGGGGGGCGAGCTCGAGGCGGGCCGATCGGAGTGGCGCGGGTCGGCGAGCGCCTCCTCCACATGCGAGGCGAGCTCGGACGAAGACAGGTACAGCCGCTCCGCGTGGGCGAAGCGCTCGAGCTCTTCGCGCAGCTGCGCGCCGGTGCCGTGTCGGATGTCGACGTCAGGCGCCAGCGCCCGCTTGAGGACGCGGACGAGCTCCGGCGGGACGCGGGACTCGAGCCCCAGGAGCGCCTGGCCAGGGCCCGCGAGGATCTTCGGGATCAGCGCCGCGCCGTCGCCTTCGAACAGGCGACGCCCGGCGATCATCTCGTAGAGCACGGCGCCGAGCGCGTAGAGGTCCGCCCGCCGATCCACCGCGCCGCCCTTCACCTGCTCGGGCGGCATGTACGGGATCTTGCCCTTGAGCGTGCCGATGACGGAGCCCACGTCCCGAAGGGTGCTCTTGGCCACCCCGAAGTCGGCCACCTTCACCTCGCCCTCGCGCGAGAGCAGCAGGTTCCCCGGGGAGACGTCGCGGTGCACGATCGCGAGCGGCGCTCCGTCCGCGCCGCGTCGTCGGTGCGCGTAGTCGAGCCCCTTGAGCGCCTCGATGGCGACGAGCAACGACAGGCCGAGCGGCAGCGGGCCGCGGCTCAGCAGCGCGCTCAGGTCCAGCCCGTCGACGTACTCCATGGCCAGGAACCAGCGCGCGTCGATCTGGCCGACGTCGAACGCCTGCACCACGTTCGCGTGGCTCAGGGACATCGCGACGCGGACCTCCTCGACGAAGAGCTGCGCGAAGCCGGGCTGCCCGGCGAGCTCCGGGCGGACGAGCTTGAGCGCGACGGGGCGCAGCACGCCGGGCATCGTCTCCACGCTCGCGAGGAAGACCTCCCCCATCCCCCCGGCCGCGATGCGCGCCTGGATGCGGTAGCGCCCCACGCTCTTCGGGTCGACCTCCACGCCGAAGGAGGATAACAGGCAGCGCAGCATGGAAGCGGGATTCGGACGCGCGGACATCACGGTGTGGGAGCGCCGCATGCCGATGCTCGGGTGGGGGCGAGAGGACAACGTCTCCCTCGGCGTGGAGGCGCCGCTCTACGCGCGGGCGCTCGCGGTGCGGAGCGCGGGCCGGACGGCGGTCTACGTGTGCGCCGACCTCTGCTTCATCGCGGCCGGCCTGCGGGTGGCGGTAGAAGAGGCCCTGCAGGAGACGCTGGGCGATCGGGTCCACCCCGCCGATCTCCTGCTCACCGCCACGCACACCCACAGCGGACCGGCCGGCTACAGCCACGCGTTCTTCTACGACCTGAGTGGCCCCGGTTTCTCGCGGCGCGTCTTCGACGGCCTCGTCCGGGGCATCGTGCGCGCGATCGAAGACGCAGTCGCCGCGCTCGCTCCGGCGCGGCTGCGCCTGGCCACGGGGTTCGTGCCCGGGGCCGAGCCCGTGGCCTTCAACCGCTCGCCCGGGGCGCACCGCCGGAACCGCGACGCCCACGCGGAGGACGTCGACCGGGAGATGCTCGTGCTCGACACGGGGCGCGGCGTCATCAGCTTCTTCGCCCTGCACGCGACCTCGGTGCACGGCGACGGCGCGCGCCTCCACCCGGACCACAAGGGCCTGGCCTGCGAGGCCTACGAGGCGGCGCGCGGCGTGCCCGCCATCTTCGCCCAGGGCGCGGCGGGCGATGTCACCCCGAACTACCGCTGGTCCGAGGCGCGCGGCGTCACGGTGGGCCGCCACGACGACGACCTCGACAGCGCCGCCTACTTGGCCGCGGTCCAGGCGCGCACCGCGGGTGTGATCGCGATGACGGAGGGGCTTCGGCTCGACGGCCCAGTCGGCGGCGCGCTCCGCCGCGTCGATCTCGAGCGCTGCCCCACCACGCGCGGCCCGACGACCATCGGGCGGCTCGGGGTGGCGATGGCCCAGGGCACGGCCGAAGGCCCCGGCCCGCTCGCGCCCTTCGCGCCGCTGGTCCGGCGCTTCCCGGGCAAGGCCACGCTCCTCGAGATCGGCCCCGATCGCCCGCGCCGCCTCTTCGGCCTGCTCGATCCCGCGCGTCTGCACCTCGATCACCCGGCCTTCGCCCACACGCGCCGGGTGAGCGCGGCGGGCGGCCTCGACGGACAGCCCTGGATCCCGACGATCCTGCCCGTCCAGCTCTGGCGGGTCGGCGCGTTCTGCATCGCCGCGCTGCCCAACGAGCCGACCACCATGGTGGGCCGCCGCCTCCGCGCGCGCCTCGAGGCCGCGCTCGCGCCGCACGGCGTCCGGCGGGTGCACGTCCAGGGCTACGCCAACGCCTACGCCGGGTACCTCACCACGCCCGAGGAGTACGGCGCGCAGCGCTACGAGGGCGCCTACACCCTCTTCGGCCCGCGCAGCTACGAAGCCTTCGCCGAGTCTCTGGAGGCGCTCGTCCCCGATCTGCTCGACGAGGCGCCGCGCGAGAGCGGCCCCGCGCTGCAGCGCTGTTCGCCGACGCAGCTGAAGGCGAGAGCCTGGCGAGGTCCCTGACGCGGGCTCACTCGTGCGGAGGCGTCTCGGTCTCTTCGCCCATCTCCCAGTCGGCCGGCATGGGCTCCCCCATGAGGGGCTCGGGGTCGATCATGCGGCCCACCTCGGGCGCGCCCTTGGCGAGCTGACCGATCGCGGTTCCCTCGAGCCACCCCGCGACGTCGAAGCCGCTCGCGCGGAAGAGCCCGAGGGCGGAGACCATCGAGAGGAGCGCGACGAAGAGGGCGGCGGCCCCGGTCAGCGTGCGGCGCGCGGCCTCGCGGAGGTTGGCGAAGCGGATGGGGGCGCAGTCGACGGTGCTCACGGTGCCGTCGGCGCGGCGGTAGAAGCGGACGCAGAGCCGCCCCTCGCGCTCGCTCAAGAGCGCCTCGGCCCGCGCGCGCGTCATCGCCGACAGGTCGTAGACGTTCTTGCGGCAGAGCCCGCAGAAGCGCACCTCGTCGTCGCCCTGCATGCCGGCCCAGTCCTCGGGGCACGGCTCCTTCACCGAGATCACGTCGAGCCCACGCTTGGCGGTCACTGCACGAGCTCCTCGGCCTGCTCTCCGACCTGCAAGGCCGAAGGGTCCTGGGCGTGCGGGATCGCGTGTTCCTGCGGCGGAAGCTCGGGCATCGGCGCGCCCATCATCACGACCGGCTCGTCCACGCGCAGCCAGCTGGCCAGCCCCACGAGGGTCGCCGCGCCGAGCCCGCCCGTCAGCCCCAGCACACCCACGAGGGCCGCGGCGGCGAGCCCCAGCGTCTTGCGCGCCGCCTTCCGCGCCGCCGCGAGCCGATCGGGCGCGCAGTCCTTGGTGGCCACCGTCCCGTCGGCGCGGCGGTAGAAGCGCACGCAGGCGCCGCTCTCGAGGAGCTGCTCGGCGTCGTCGGCCGTCATGCCCCCGAGGTCGAAGACGTCTCGGTCGCACAGGGCGCAGTGGCGGCGAAAGCCCTCGCCCGTCATCGCGTTCCAGTCCTGCGTGCACGGCTCGGCGACGTCGAGGACTTCCAGGTGGATTCGGCGCTGCATCGGTGCGTGGGACCGAGCCGCCAGCGCCGACCTTGGGAGGCGCCGGCCAAGCTCAGGGCCGCGCGGGCGCTGGCGGCGCCGCCGCCTCACACGCGCCGTCGTCCGGCGCGTCCGCCAGCCACGCGCGGAGGCAGCGGTAGCCGGGATCGTCCACGCTGCGGTAGACGGGATCTCCCTCGTGGGCCAGCCCCCCAGCCTCGACGGCGAGGGGCTTCAGGAGCGCGACGTGATCATCGACGGTGGGCGCGCCGGGATCGATGGCCTCGAACGCGGCCACGTTCCAGGCCAGCTCGTCGTCTCGGATCGGCTGCCCCCGCGCGTCGGGCTCGATCCGGAGGCCGTCGACGGCGTAGATCCGCAGCGGCCGGAGCCCCACCCCGTGGCAGTCGAGCGTCCCGCAGTCGCGCCCCACGACCGGCTGCACCTGCGCCACGTACCGGTCCGTGTCGAGCGGCGGGAGACTCGCGCTGTCCCCGACATCCGCCACGCACCCCGCGGCGAACAAGCTGGCCACGAGGACGAGGCGGCTCATGGTGCCTCCATGAGGTAGACGCGTCCGACCGAGTCGACGCCGGGCTCGCGGAAGTGGCAGCCGGCGCAGCTCGCCTCTCGACGCACCAGGGTCTCCATGCGCTGCTCCACGTCCCCGTCGGTGATCCACACCGTGAGCGGCGGCTCGGGCCAGTAGCCCAGGCGAGCGCGGCCGTCCTCGCCTCGCTCCGCGCCATCTCCGCCTTCGTCTTCCACCTCGAA from the Sandaracinaceae bacterium genome contains:
- a CDS encoding GNAT family N-acetyltransferase, producing MRRDIDEDVRAAFEALSRDGVVRPVALGSSEEQLFADCDLASLAENRLGERRDPRGLDAQTRARWKDTATDEDNRLPGERSYERCFWLVHEGEIAGTVSALDSTWGSARAYLASVYLMPHLRGRGVGASSMRAIRDALFARGVGVRLDTSWLWQPAVRFYLQLGMWCWSWKRTLSFRWDPGVPPPLVEVDGARASFSLERAGVRHRLLDASHDGTFLTLTERHVDDDAVRRLAHDAQTAFVAHLASRGWPLVRGPAEFERYRGSDLFHPEALADRLEVWEAYAADRGWRVETPRIPWLRYPSWESLQDAWKQR
- a CDS encoding sigma 54-interacting transcriptional regulator, which gives rise to MSDVIHTLATRSVVRGGVSGRTMRPYVLRGDAFQERVTATSYRVGGRPGADLVLADPRVSRLHFEISVDAHGYRLRDLGSTNGTVVDGYRANDLYLRPGSEITVGDTTLRFTPEDDEVDVPASPDDRFGPLVGASVAMRELFALLAKAAPTDATLLVEGESGTGKELVAEAVHAASGRAGGPLVVFDCAAIPTQLMESELFGHEKGAFTGATSQRVGRMEEADGGTLFLDELGELPLDLQPKLLRALEKREVRRVGGARTRRVDFRVVAATNRDLAAEVNRGAFREDLYYRLAVVRVRVPPLRERPEDVPRLVEHFVRRALPDDVKRAAKILASISEENRARLMAHPWPGNVRELKNLIQRTLALSTEDEPAALEPQTAPGLERRPAASDAPEPVVDLDRPFSDLKKEVVEAFERTYLTRQLARHEGNFSRAAAASGMDRMYFKRMLKKRG
- a CDS encoding serine/threonine-protein kinase, translated to MEVDPKSVGRYRIQARIAAGGMGEVFLASVETMPGVLRPVALKLVRPELAGQPGFAQLFVEEVRVAMSLSHANVVQAFDVGQIDARWFLAMEYVDGLDLSALLSRGPLPLGLSLLVAIEALKGLDYAHRRRGADGAPLAIVHRDVSPGNLLLSREGEVKVADFGVAKSTLRDVGSVIGTLKGKIPYMPPEQVKGGAVDRRADLYALGAVLYEMIAGRRLFEGDGAALIPKILAGPGQALLGLESRVPPELVRVLKRALAPDVDIRHGTGAQLREELERFAHAERLYLSSSELASHVEEALADPRHSDRPASSSPPGVPVVTTPAAAGGFDALLGRELRRVDDGGAHSVYTTRSGLDDE
- a CDS encoding neutral/alkaline non-lysosomal ceramidase N-terminal domain-containing protein — protein: MEAGFGRADITVWERRMPMLGWGREDNVSLGVEAPLYARALAVRSAGRTAVYVCADLCFIAAGLRVAVEEALQETLGDRVHPADLLLTATHTHSGPAGYSHAFFYDLSGPGFSRRVFDGLVRGIVRAIEDAVAALAPARLRLATGFVPGAEPVAFNRSPGAHRRNRDAHAEDVDREMLVLDTGRGVISFFALHATSVHGDGARLHPDHKGLACEAYEAARGVPAIFAQGAAGDVTPNYRWSEARGVTVGRHDDDLDSAAYLAAVQARTAGVIAMTEGLRLDGPVGGALRRVDLERCPTTRGPTTIGRLGVAMAQGTAEGPGPLAPFAPLVRRFPGKATLLEIGPDRPRRLFGLLDPARLHLDHPAFAHTRRVSAAGGLDGQPWIPTILPVQLWRVGAFCIAALPNEPTTMVGRRLRARLEAALAPHGVRRVHVQGYANAYAGYLTTPEEYGAQRYEGAYTLFGPRSYEAFAESLEALVPDLLDEAPRESGPALQRCSPTQLKARAWRGP